The following are encoded in a window of Kitasatospora sp. NBC_01250 genomic DNA:
- a CDS encoding DeoR/GlpR family DNA-binding transcription regulator gives MADNSNLLAEQRRALILDEVRRRGGVRVNELTRRLNVSDMTIRRDLDALAKLGTIEKVHGGAVPVEEARTHEPGFEAKSALELSAKEEIARAASCLVAPGSAIALSGGTTTFALAQHLTSVGQLTVVTNSVRVADVFERAQRQGEAVGTTVVLTGGVRTPSDSLVGPVADRAIRSLHFDLLFLGTHGLSPEAGLSTPNLAEAETNRNFVASARRVVAVADHTKWGVVGLSTFAELAEVDTWVTDAALPAEAAEAAREHVRELLLAPAGDRPDRAGQARSIP, from the coding sequence GTGGCCGACAACAGCAACCTGCTCGCCGAGCAGCGCCGGGCGCTGATCCTCGACGAGGTCCGGCGGCGCGGCGGTGTGCGGGTCAACGAGCTGACCCGGCGGCTGAACGTCTCCGACATGACGATCCGCCGTGACCTGGACGCGCTCGCCAAGCTCGGCACGATCGAGAAGGTGCACGGCGGCGCGGTGCCGGTCGAGGAGGCCCGCACCCACGAGCCGGGCTTCGAGGCGAAGTCGGCGCTGGAGCTGTCCGCCAAGGAGGAGATCGCCCGGGCGGCGTCCTGCCTGGTGGCGCCCGGCAGCGCGATCGCGCTCTCCGGCGGCACCACCACCTTCGCGCTCGCCCAGCACCTCACGTCGGTCGGGCAGTTGACGGTGGTGACCAACTCGGTGCGGGTGGCCGACGTGTTCGAGCGGGCCCAGCGGCAGGGCGAGGCGGTGGGCACCACCGTGGTGCTGACCGGCGGGGTGCGCACCCCCTCGGACTCGCTGGTCGGCCCGGTGGCCGACCGGGCGATCCGCTCGCTCCACTTCGACCTGCTCTTCCTCGGCACCCACGGCCTCTCCCCGGAGGCGGGCCTGTCCACCCCGAACCTGGCCGAGGCGGAGACCAACCGGAACTTCGTGGCCTCGGCCCGCCGGGTGGTGGCGGTGGCCGACCACACCAAGTGGGGCGTGGTCGGCCTGTCGACCTTCGCCGAACTGGCCGAGGTGGACACCTGGGTGACCGACGCGGCGCTGCCCGCCGAGGCGGCCGAGGCGGCGCGGGAGCACGTGCGCGAGCTGCTCCTGGCCCCGGCCGGCGACCGTCCCGACCGGGCTGGTCAGGCCAGGTCGATCCCGTAG